One stretch of Tachysurus fulvidraco isolate hzauxx_2018 chromosome 12, HZAU_PFXX_2.0, whole genome shotgun sequence DNA includes these proteins:
- the nkx2.1 gene encoding homeobox protein Nkx-2.1 gives MSMSPKHTTPFSVSDILSPLEESYKKVSMEGNSLGAPLASYRQPQVTQAAMQQHHMGHNGAAVPAAYHMTATGVPQLSHTAMGGYCNGNLGNMSDLPAYQDGMRGSTTATSWYGANPDPRFSTISRFMGSSSGMNMSSLGSLADVGKGMGSLSSAPRRKRRVLFSQAQVYELERRFKQQKYLSAPEREHLASMIHLTPTQVKIWFQNHRYKMKRQAKDKVSQQQMQQDSGSCQQQQQSPRRVAVPVLVKDGKPCQGGGHTPTSAAQNHHHQGANVMLMTNNGAMGQHPSQQVGSAGQSPDLGQHGTSPSSLQTQVTGLSHLNSSGADYGTALPCSALLYGRTW, from the exons ATGTCGATGAGTCCTAAGCATACGACTCCTTTCTCTGTGTCCGATATCTTAAGTCCTCTTGAGGAGAGCTACAAAAAAGTAAGTATGGAGGGGAACAGTTTGGGGGCTCCTCTTGCCTCGTACCGGCAACCGCAGGTCACACAGGCTGCGATGCAACAACATCACATGGGCCACAACGGAGCTGCTGTGCCCGCTGCCTACCACATGACAGCCACAGGAGTGCCACAGCTGTCCCACACGGCTATGGGGGGCTACTGCAACGGTAATCTGGGCAACATGAGCGACCTGCCGGCTTATCAGGACGGCATGAGGGGGAGCACGACAGCCACAAGCTGGTACGGAGCAAACCCGGACCCGCGCTTTTCTACCA TCTCTCGATTCATGGGCTCCTCTTCTGGCATGAACATGAGCAGCCTTGGCTCACTGGCAGATGTTGGTAAAGGCATGGGATCCCTGAGCAGCGCACCGAGGAGAAAGAGACGCGTGCTCTTCTCGCAGGCGCAGGTCTACGAGCTCGAGCGCCGCTTCAAGCAGCAGAAGTACCTCTCTGCGCCGGAAAGGGAGCACCTAGCGAGCATGATCCACTTGACCCCGACCCAGGTGAAAATCTGGTTCCAGAATCACCGCTACAAAATGAAAAGACAGGCCAAAGACAAAGTGTCCCAGCAGCAGATGCAGCAAGATAGTGGTTCTtgccagcagcagcaacaaTCTCCGCGACGGGTAGCTGTGCCCGTGTTGGTGAAGGACGGCAAACCGTGCCAAGGCGGCGGCCACACTCCTACTAGCGCGGCACAAAACCATCATCACCAGGGCGCTAATGTCATGCTCATGACTAACAATGGCGCAATGGGCCAGCATCCGAGTCAGCAGGTAGGCAGCGCGGGCCAGTCTCCAGATTTGGGCCAGCACGGTACGAGTCCCTCTTCTCTCCAGACTCAGGTGACCGGTCTATCACACCTGAACTCCTCTGGCGCTGACTACGGCACGGCCTTGCCCTGTTCCGCTCTGCTGTATGGCAGGACGTGGTGA
- the nkx2.9 gene encoding NK2 transcription factor related, locus 9 — translation MAVPARISFTVRSILDLPENDSDSAAHLLPLHSLTGSPYSSWTDSDRGHCMSSDESNPEASPDSTGSNEPPAEVDQEKKKKRRVLFSKAQTYELERRFRQQRYLSAQEREQLAHLLRLTPTQVKIWFQNHRYKMKRARGESVQDFGPPPVLRRVVVPILVRDGKPYQSCIGDTEKRGCVISPSPCGPRGFQPFQPSTFALLPQYQHFTNPTASTHHFIW, via the exons ATGGCCGTTCCTGCCAGGATCAGCTTTACCGTGAGGAGTATTTTGGATTTACCAGAAAATGACAGCGACAGCGCAGCGCATCTTTTGCCACTCCACTCTCTCACTGGCTCCCCTTACTCATCCTGGACAGACAGCGACAGAGGCCACTGCATGT CCTCAGATGAGAGCAATCCGGAGGCGTCTCCTGACTCCACGGGATCGAATGAGCCCCCCGCGGAGGTAGAtcaggaaaagaagaagaaacggCGTGTGTTGTTCTCCAAGGCCCAGACCTATGAACTGGAAAGGCGTTTCCGGCAGCAACGTTACCTGTCTGCTCAGGAGCGCGAGCAGCTCGCTCATCTCCTGCGCCTCACGCCCACACAGGTTAAGATCTGGTTTCAGAACCACAGGTATAAGATGAAACGAGCAAGGGGAGAGTCTGTACAGGATTTCGGGCCTCCTCCAGTGCTGCGCAGGGTCGTGGTACCGATTCTTGTGCGGGACGGTAAACCATATCAGAGCTGCATTGGCGATACTGAAAAGAGAGGTTGCGTGATTTCGCCATCGCCCTGCGGTCCTCGAGGGTTCCAGCCCTTCCAGCCATCGACTTTTGCGCTTCTACCGCAGTACCAGCACTTTACAAACCCAACAGCCTCCACACACCATTTCATTTGGTGA
- the pax9 gene encoding paired box protein Pax-9: MEPAFGEVNQLGGVFVNGRPLPNAIRLRIVELAQLGIRPCDISRQLRVSHGCVSKILARYNETGSILPGAIGGSKPRVTTPTVVKHIRTYKQRDPGIFAWEIRDRLLADGVCDKFNLPSVSSISRILRNKIGNLSQQSQYEPSKQTSHPQPQPTLPYNHLYSYPTAIGATGTKVPTPPGMAALPGHMAMHRIWPSSHSVTDILGIRSITEQQISDSASFPSAKLEEWSAISRSNFSSASSPLVNGVDKPHLEADAKYSQMPNGLLTVNSYVTAPSIHPYPPPTQVSPYMGYSGTTSAYVTGPTWQPPSGSALSPHSCDITAPLAYKSMAAARDSMHPVTASAL; encoded by the exons ATGG AACCAGCCTTTGGGGAGGTGAACCAACTCGGCGGTGTGTTTGTAAACGGAAGACCGCTACCCAACGCCATCCGCCTCAGGATTGTTGAGCTGGCACAGCTGGGAATCAGGCCGTGTGATATCAGCAGGCAGCTGCGGGTATCTCATGGCTGTGTGAGCAAGATTCTGGCCCGCTATAACGAGACCGGCTCCATTCTGCCAGGCGCTATCGGCGGCAGCAAGCCGCGAGTCACCACCCCTACGGTAGTCAAACACATTAGGACTTACAAACAGCGGGACCCGGGCATTTTCGCCTGGGAAATTCGGGACAGACTGCTGGCCGACGGCGTGTGTGACAAATTTAACCTGCCCTCTGTCAGCTCGATTAGTCGGATCCTGCGCAACAAGATCGGGAATCTGTCGCAGCAGAGCCAGTATGAGCCGAGCAAGCAGACTTCTCACCCTCAGCCGCAGCCCACGCTGCCCTATAACCACTTATACTCTTATCCAACTGCGATCGGAGCCACAGGGACTAAAGTACCAACTCCCCCTGGCATGGCTGCTCTTCCAGGACATATGGCTATGCACAGAATATGGCCCTCTTCTCATTCTGTCACAGATATACTTGGCATTCGATCAATAACGGAGCAGCAAA TTAGTGACAGTGCGTCCTTTCCCAGCGCCAAACTAGAAGAATGGAGCGCTATAAGCAGGAGTAATTTTTCGTCAGCGAGCTCTCCATTAGTCAATGGCGTGGATAAGCCTCACTTAGAAGCTGACGCGAAATACTCACAG ATGCCGAATGGCTTGCTCACAGTGAACAGCTATGTCACAGCTCCCAGCATCCATCCTTACCCTCCTCCCACCCAAGTGTCGCCTTACATGGGGTACAGCGGCACCACGTCGGCCTATGTGACCGGCCCCACATGGCAGCCACCCAGTGGCAGTGCTCTCTCTCCCCACAGCTGTGACATCACTGCCCCATTGGCTTACAAGAGTATGGCAGCCGCCCGGGACTCCATGCACCCCGTCACTGCCTCTGCTCTCTGA